The Quercus lobata isolate SW786 chromosome 9, ValleyOak3.0 Primary Assembly, whole genome shotgun sequence region CCAGGACCTCAGTTAGGTGGAACCAACATTGATTGAcgaacaccccccccccccccccaaaaaaaataaaaaaacccaaggTCATCAAAACCCAGAACACAGTCTAATAAATCTCAAATTGGCTGGGAAGAAAAATCTTTGAATCTCATGATTTTCAATCTTCTACCATACATATGTTTCACTCATGTAAAAACTTTCTCGTGAGCTAAATTCCATTGGGTTCATACTGTCAACAAACCCCATGTAGACTCCCCATTCCTAAGAGGCAATAGTGAAACAGAGGGAGGTGGGGGAGGGGGACTGCCTCCTCAGTCAACCCTCTTCAGCTGAAATCAATGGAAGAAACATAGGCAACTTATAAATGTTTCAtatgattaattttattatctagTGTGCTAGGTTTTAGCAATGGAAAACCACAGAAGTGTGTAGTTTATGCcctttataaattaaatagCCAAATCAACGCACTCCCTTCATTCTACACATTTACATTATATTCTCATGGAAATTAGACAGCATAACACAGTTGCTTCCGTTTTGCATTATCTGAAACATTATGCTCACATTGAATTCCATACATATGTATATAATAGCAGCCAGAATGGTTACAATCACACCCTTATATCAGCATCAaaaatttagggtttgtttggatagaacttattttactgaaactaaaaactgaaaactgaaaacaccgtagcaaaataatttttaaatatgtgaataataccgtgggacccatttttaatgaaaaagttgacaaaaagtgagatttgtggGTTAAAatagtcaaaagttgcggctactgttcatgaacagtgtCTGAACAGTAGCCATTGACCCCTGAAATGAGTGCTGcagcaggggaaaaaaaaaaaaaaaaaaggtgaaaacaCAGGAAATGCAGATGCACAAACGCAACGCATATCCAAACCCCAACTTAATAGTCAGATAGGCATCCATCTCAAATAAGGAATGGATTATTATCTCATCATAAGCCTAAATTGTCTTTCATACAGCCCATTACCAAATTAGCAAGCAAATTAAATAAACGGAACATTTAAAATACCTGAGAGAGGCCCTTTAGTACTGAACCAATGTTTGGAATTGCGAACCAGTACATGTTGGGATCAATAAGCTGGCGAGTCTAAAAAGTAGAAACCAGAGTCAGTAAGAAGATAGACTGGAGGGGGAAGAAAAAAGTAAAGCTAAAAGAACAACAGAACATGATCATAGATATTCGACAGGGGGTGTTGGAGGAGGTTATGATTAGAGGCACAGGCAATGGAACTGGAGATTTTCTCAATGGAAAAATATATCACACCCCTtcaaaaatatacataaacGTAGTAAGCACGGACATTTCATTTGAGATGCCGTGCCCATGTCGGACACTTGACACGTCTGGGACACTTTTGCCTGCATGTCCTAGCCAtgtccttttaaaaaaaatgcaggaCATGGCCGGGACACGAGAACAAGAGGAATTAAATACACtttcacaaaacaaatagagcatTCATGCTTTGAATGGTAACACtgcatttgaaaattaataaaaatccttattcttggtttgtattctaatttctaaacatTCTTTAATAGTAATGGATTTGCTTTATTATCAATTATTGCtcttaatttgatatatatttaacattatatgaaaaataaatgtttaataatatatagaaaatataaataaaaatatttttaataattatttaatagatGTGTCCCGCTATACCCGTGTCctaacttttcaaaaattgctgtGTTACCATGTCATACCCATACCCATACCCATACCCATACCCATACCCATACCCTTGCATCTTAGTAAACAACAAAGGGTCCTCATATGTTGGGCTTATCCTTGCCAATTGATCAATGTTTCACTTCAGTCAGCAACCTGATGAATTCAAACTATAATGCCCAGAGAGACCCAAGAGAATCCAAATATCTAAGAATAAGATGATATTTCCAGGGGCCATCATCTGCTCCCCACTCAAAATCACAAGTATATACATCTTACAAACCTCAATCATGCAAGTTCTCCACTATGTACATCAACCCATGACAGCATCTCCTAGGCCCAGGAAAAGACAATCAGCAGCACTACCATAAACCCTGCCAAACCTAATTGACTAGAATCTTCAGCAAAGTGATTATCAACACTTAATATAagaaacctcttttttttttgataggtaataacaaatttattgataatagaaGTACAATGGATTTACAATAGTAAACTCACTGCactgaaaaaaatacaaaccaatcaaaaagaaaggCTAACagaattaagaaaattgaaCAAAGAATGACAATGCGTAAACCCCCAAATACgggaccactcaaacaaagtcctaaGCAGCAAGGACTTCACACAATCTACAAGTCTCTCAGTTTCCTCAAAAGTTCGGGCATTGCGTTCCTTCCAAATTAACCACATAAGACACGCTGGAACCATATTCCACACATTTGAAGTGTGACtacccaaccaattccaccatgCAGAGAGAAGAGAAACAACGTTCTTGGGCATCACCCACTGAACCCCAAACAAACGAAGGACTTCACTCCACAAGGTATGAGCATACTTACAATGGATCAATAAGTGATCCACAGTTTCCTCTTCACATCGATAGAGGCAGCACCAATTAACAAGAGGTAAATCCTTCTTAACAAGGTTGTCTATAGTAAGAATCCCACCCCTAGCAGCTGTCCATAAAAAGAAAGCCACCCTTTTAGGGACCTTAACACACCAAATGCTCTTCCAAGGAAAAGACACCGACGGGGCTGCTAgcaatgaaaaatagaaagagcGCACATCAAAAACACCACTACGGTTCAATTGCCATATCATGGTGTCATCACCCCCTCTAGGTAGCTTGGATGAGATATGCgcaaaaaaatcataaaagatcCCTGTCTCCCAATCCTGAAAAGCACGACGAAAACGTAAGTTACAGCTTCTACCACCCCCATCTGGTGCATAGTCAACCATATCAGAAATCATAGCTGACTTAATATAAGAAACCTCAATTGCATGAGAGGTTCTTAGAACTCTGGGCTCATGCACTTACTAATCCATGCTGGAGCAAAAATAAGGTCAGCTTGGCTAGGCAGAGAGAGGAAGTAAGGAACCATTGATCAACctccttctttccttttcaccaTGCCATCTTAAAAATGTGCATGTAAACTATCTCCATCCTACAAATCAATCATGATTAAAAATGTGTATGTAAACTATCTCCATCCTACAAATCAATCATGAAATCCCGGGAAACAATTAAAAACTGGGGAGAACAAGGGTCGGCTTTAGTGAGGATGATGATCCACCTGCCTCTTATCTGATCTGatcaagtttcaaaagttgCAGCAACTAGAACTAGCAAAATTCTTGAGTGCAAATTAAGCTTGAATATCTCAATCCACCAACTATAAAATTGGTTCATTTGGGCTGCTTTGTCATCCCATATCCATGCTTGAGCAGTGAATGTAAATCAGTAGTACAAAAAGTCTAGAGCCATAGATACAATGGACTCCTGATTTGAGGATTAAAGATGACTTCTATTATAATCCCCATTTAACTTCTTCTAGAAAAAATGTAAGTTATTGTATTCCTTCTATAAGAGTTAGATCCACATTAATTTTGGTTACATACTTGATTAGCCTAACATcatgttcaaaaaaattttttttttttttgataaataacgaaaattttattaaaaaatgaaaaacagcCAACCCAAGTACATTGGGAATGTACCATGGGGGCATAAATCAATAACCAAGATTACAACGATCAAGTAAAACAAGAagggaagaacaagaaaaatgaccAAAGACCATACTCCAATCAAGGAGAGTGTGTAcaaaaaaagacttaatctctAACATAGAACGTTCACATCCCTCAAAGCTTCTAGCATTTCTTTCGCGCCAAATACACCACAACAAGTAATGAGGCACAATTCTCCACAACTCTATATTTCTATGTCGTCTAAACATACCCTGCCAAGACTCAAACAACTCAATAACCTTCTgaggcataacccaatgaattccaaacaaacaaaacaccaacAACCACAACTCACAAGCAATGGGGCAATGAATAAGAAGATGATCCACTGACTCCCCATAATtcttacacatatagcaccaatcAAGAACTAGCACACGTCGTTTGCAAAGGTTATCTATTGTTAAAATCTTACCTAAGGAAGCAGACCGTGAAAAGAAAGCTACTCTTGGAGGAACCTTTGATTGTCATATCATTCTTCAAGGGAAGGATAAGAGGGTAGGAGggtagaaagaaagatagaatcctctaacctcaaaacctctaCTCCTTGCTGGCTTCCAACAAACCCGATCTGGACCCAATCCCTGTACCGTCGAAGAGTAGACCATATCCATAAACAGATCAAAGGATTCTTGTTCCCAATCTTGTGGAGGACGACGAAATTTAGCATCCCAATGAATCCTCCCACCAGACCAACACATAACCTCCGCTACTGAAGAATCCTTTGTCCTACTAATACAATAAAGTTCCGGAAAAGCCTCTTGGAGAGTACGATCTCCACACCACACATgcttccaaaacttcactctagtacCATCCTCCACCTCATACAGAAGGAGTTTAGAAAAACTCATCCAGCCACTCCTAATATGTCTCCACAAGCTAACACCATAAGCACTAGTTACCTTTTTCGtgcaccaaccaccccaatcaTTCCCATATTTCACCTCAATCATAGAGCATCAATCTCCATGCCATACCTCCATAACCATTTTCCTAAAAATGCAGAATTAAAACTCCTCAATCGTCTAATACCCAACCCTCCAACCTGCAATGGCTTACAAACCTGAGCCCATTTGACTAAGTGTAATTTAGATTCACCACTAATACCACTCCACAGAAAATATCATTGTAACTTCTCCATACGATTTGCCACCTTCCCAAGTAAAGGCAGAAGGGAAAGAAAGTATGTAGGTAGGGAGGAAAGAGTACTTTTAATAAGAGTTACCTTACCCCCCTTAGATAGATACAACCTCTTCCACCCTGCTAATCTCCtttccatcttctccaaaataggattccaaattgaCAACTCCTTAAATTTAGCTCCTAACGGTAGCCCCAAATATCTCAATGGAAGAGAGGATTGCCTACAACCCAACATTCCCACCAAAACATCCATATTGTGCACCACACCTATAGGAACCAACTCAGATTTCCCCAAGTAAATCCTTAAACCTGAGACCTACTCAAATCTAGCCAGAGTTGCTCTCAAACTAGCTATTTGTGTAGGATTAGcgtcaaaaatttgaaaattagaacTCTAGAAAGTAAAGGAAAGAAGAAACCCAAAATTATTTTCCCAGTGATCTTTTGTTTACCTATTAACCGACCATTCAATATAAGTTTATCTCattttaaaagggaaaaaatagtaATGAATCTGTTTGCACCTTATCAACCTAAAATATAATCATGATTCATATCAATGTGCCTAAGAATCACAAGGGTTCATACAATGTAGAACCATATCTGACCAATATGATAGATTGGAACAAATGAGATCATGAATGACAAAATCTAAACATAGAAATGTAATAGACAACAGTATCCATTAACAGATTTGaaattccattatttttttataccagtaaacaaaatttaaaataaataaacaataaaaacccCTTTTTTTAAACGTctagaaaaaaaagattttgcgTGCCATAAGGAAAGAATGGCATATAAGGCATTGCTTGAGAATATCATCAGTTTAAGCATTGACgttcagaaaaaagaaaaaaggttagTAGTCAATGTAGCCCCAGTTACTGAAGCCAGCTGACTTCATTGGTAGATTGGGCTAACTTTAGTAGTAAGTCCAAATGGCACGCTTTTAAAgctttaaaatataatttaacttAGAACTATGAAATTCCAGCCAAAACATATAATGGTTTAGTGAAATGTACCCCCTAAATTCCAAAGGGTAGCCTGACACActaatttatgttttttcatATCTGATATCATTTATGTGAATTGCAATCCAACTCACTCCAGCCAAAGATGCGCCTACCAATATGCTAAACAGAAATTTGTGACCTTAATTCACTGTAACAATTACAGTATGGTTCTAGCAAAGAATACTTGTAATCAACTAcgaaattaataaatttatcaacATAGCATGACAAAAATGAATATGCAAAGTGTCAGTTCCAGTAATATAATGGATATTATGGATGGAAGCAACTTGTTAAAATTTTGGAGATTAAAAGGAGTGGGAAGAAGATTACATATGAAGCAAGGACTGAGAAGCTCCACAGAACAACTGATTTGAGAATctacacaacaaaaaaatgtgCCGAGCGACTGTGGCATGACTACTTCCATATCAGTAAGATATACATGCAAAACACATACCGAATACATGTCAGACAAAGTGATCTATAAATTCTTATAAAGCACTCTCTATATCgctttttttaattcataatttcAAGAATAAAGTTTACCAACAGTACATACTATTCTAAAACCCAAGTACCATTTGTAATTTAAAACAGAAAAATGCACTGATTCTATAACAGAACACTCGTTTATTCTGACTATTTTATCAATATTATTCCAATCTACCATGTCCATACACCAGAAACAACATATCCGAAACTTTCATCTCCTGATCAGAATATCAGTTCAAGTGCCAATTGGCAGCATACCCATGGCACAGCAAAATAGCCACACAATACAACTATATTTAATggaagaattcaaaaataaaaataaaaactaaaaggcAATGTTACAATCAATAAGCCCTAGGTCAAATGGCAACTCCACTCCTTGTAAGAGCAAAGTAGAGGGTGAGGTTATGTGTTCAAGACCCACCAGGCGTGCATGTGCAACTtaggaattaaaaaaagggaACATTACAATCTAATATTGCAATTCCAAGTTTACTTACAAGAAGGCCAGCATTGATTAAAAGGGAGATGTGTCCATCCTTAACCATTCCCCCAAGTGATAAGAGTGTATACTGCAGCAAAGGCATCACTGTTTTGAGTTGAGTTGCATATGAAAGCACAAATAGTTCTACCATTTATGGACTAAACTACCTCATGAAATAAAATACTTAAATGAATGCTTCATAGAAGACACAATTTAAGCTGTCTCCATGTTCAACATATTTAAAAACagtcaaaaaactaaaaaatattaacattatGACAAGGGACCTTAGCTTTACTTGAGGCTCAGATTCAGCTGAAAGTACCatagttaaaataataataaataaataaaagccctccatttattttcttttggtccATTGGGTTATAAATTGAAAAGAACAGTCAATTACAAGAAAATCAGAccacatatttaaaattataaaacaccaatttagcaccaaaaaaatcaatattaaaaaatttaaaaaaaaaaaaaaaagatctaaagaTTAATGTATTAATATCCAAAGTTTCtacttttatttgaaacatCTCAGaagttttttcttaataaaaaatagaacagAAAAAACATTAACAAAACAGAAACTTCTGGAAACGGTTTCTTACTAGCCAAAACTTCTTATTCAGtccaaaaattatgtcattataAGCGATCactatgtataaaaataaaaataaaaattacaacatatGAAGCCTTATAATGGAATTTTTagtcatattttctttttaattagaaaatccATAAAAATTTTCCGATCAATAAAACTATTAGAAGCTCAATCAATATAGTAAAATTAAATGCTTCGTGATGCATCACTATGTTCAACATACATTGATGATAAACATGTACTCATGCACATAAGCAATCAAACACTACAAAAGACCAAATTAGAAGTCAACGAAAGAAAACAATTGCAGGACATAGTGACCAAAACCTAGGCATTGGAAGTTTATGTTTGACTACTCTTAGAAATGTCTCTGACAAGTTGAAAACATAAAAGCAGagttaaaaacaaataagaaattaagTGGAATGATATTTGAACACTCACAAGCTCTTGATGTTCAATACTAGGTTCCAGCTTGGAATCAATAACATGTGTTCTAAACCACTTGAACACTTGATCACCCTCCTTTCCTTCCAAtcttttcacaacattttccatCTATACACAAACATtagaaaaaactttttcaatagACTGCTAACCCCTTAAAAAGATTTGCATTTCATTGTCATAGGTTGCTACAGAATAAACCATAGCCTGGAAAACATGAAGCCTAAGCATTGATCCCCATGCACACACCCAAATTATGCGCAAAAAAGAACCTCTGTTTGAATCTTTAACATATGCAACCCCTAATGTGCTTCCAAGAAATAGCAGACTATTTTTCTTGACAACGTGGAAGTACTCAAATGCAACCAACCTGGTTTAGATAGTCATCCAAAAACATAATAGCATGATCATCCTGTCCggtatttaatttgaaaatgcGCACTACTTTCTCTCTTCTTAATGACTGCAGAAAGAGAAACACCAGAGCCCATGTCAatcatataagattttttttgaaaaaagtaaaCAACCAAGAGGAGcaaactcaacaaaaataaaaaatcaaagaaatcgAATACTAAACAAGTAATTTCACATGTATGcaaccaaatttgaaaaataaaataattttctattaaattaTGGCATATGATGtgttgatctctctctctctctctctctctctctctctctctctctccatcatATGTgtaaacttcttttaaaaaatcaaattttgagaaaaaaaaccctaaggAATTACATTTAAAACTTAAGGCCTCAACATTAACCgacacccaaaaaaataaaaagattatatacctgttacctttttttttaagtaatgcaaaattattcaaatcataAAAAAGAATCAGCCAAGCATACACGATGTACACAGCTGGGGACCATAACAATCaagtacataatttttttttgataagacaATCAAGTACATAATTTTACAAACATCTATCAAATCATAGATTGAAAAAATGGAACGGCTTCCAACAATGGACATCCAATCAGTCAGCGTTCTAAAGATGAAAAATTTAAGATCAGCTACTGTCCTTCCTGAATCCTCAAAGCACTGATTGTTTCTCTCTCACCAAATGCACCATATTCATACTACTATGTCTAAAAGgtgaaaaagataataaatttcTTCTTGAAAAATCCAACTGAATCAGAACCGCTCGATATGGCTAccaaattttgtttcaagaaaattctttaaaaattaaggcaaaGGAAACTGACCTCTAATTCCCTATCCACTTGAGTTCTGTCCTTTACGCTGCTGTACAATTGTGACCTTAAAATGAAGGGCTGAATCGAGACCTGAGAGCATgcattaatttaacaaaatttaatgaccataattgaaataaataaatattagattgcactttttttttttttttttgataggtaaataTTAGCTTGCACTTAAGTATTAAAAATTACACTCAACAACCTGAGTTGTTCATGAAGAGATTAATTTGACCATTTAGAAGCTTTCCTCAGGCTTGTTGATTAATAATAGATAAGCCAAATTCAAAACTTTACCAGCCCAACTCAAACAGGCTTGTAAAGTTGAGGACGGTTTCATGCAATTCTAAAGATACAACCACTTTAAAAACAGCAATAAACTTATTTAACAAGTGACAAATACAGTAAACACAGTGAGATTTAATGACAAGCAGCGTAGCTTTTAAGACTTTAGAGTGAGTCATGCCATCTAGTTTGCATCAGGCTGGGTAGAAGCATGAGCCTGGACTATAGATTGAACAAGCTAAAAGTCGAGATACTTTTAGCGACATCTAGGCATACTACATCTGAGCTCGAGCTTAATCCTAATCGAACGCAGCTAAGGTTGAACCACCCAATGCTTAGCCATTCTAAGCTTACATACACCCATACTGCAACACATGGCGTTCACTCAATAACCCTAGGACTTACCTAACTTTTTTTGCCAAGGCAACCATTGGATCATGCGTTGTGCCCAAACCCATCATACATCTACATAACCTTGATCAATTGCAAAATAGATATTGATCCATAAAAagtcacacacacacgcatTCATCGCACACGCGGAAAACTATAGGATAGCTAACTTGAACTTGATGTTAGGTGCATATAACAAGCATGGGTAAGACAAGTGATTTGTTTAACATgattaacaaaaaaatggaTCCCATGATAAGTTATTAAGCGGTGTAATACAATCAATTTTTACATATGACAAGAATAcccaacataaaaataagttgtaaCAAGTTTTCTTAACAAAAATCATAAGCAATAATCAAGAGgggaaattaaattaaattaagaacCCTAACCTTGTCAATGCGAGGAAACTGAGCTCGCATCATGCGAAGCGCTACCAATGTATCGGTAAATGAAAGATTATCCTCTGGATTAAGcaaaattaagaagaagaaattgtaTGTATTTGAATCGCTCAAACAGAATGAAAGTATTCCAAAATCAAAGCTAAATTAACATGTATTACTACTAcaacaacaagaacaaaagGAGAAGGTGTATATACAAACCTAGTgataaaatttgatgatgaagtTGGTTGGTTTGAGGATCGGTAGGTTGTTGGTCTCGCTGGCGTTTTTTGCCTTTGGATGAAGCTTCTTCTAATGTTTTGTCCATGGGGTTTGTGTTTGTGCCTGGAGcggtctttctttcttttttttgggtaaatattcaagtatttatattttatagtcTATTACTGGGAATGAGGAGAGAGAAGCCGAATTTATAAAAGACTCCGGttaatagaaaattgaaaaaacagtaaaaaaaaaataagtaattttttcataaactttttttataaaattctaATGTGGGTATATGTTAGTAAAAATCTTTATAAAATAGCATTGTTGTATATAAATAGTATTGATGTAAAATAGAGTAAGGTTAAAAACAAAACGCATTTTTTGCCATAATATTTGtgcaaatatatttattatgtatttcagtttttttataaatgaaaaatataattaataatggtTGTAGTGtgtaaaaagagaaaaaaaaattaaaaattgatattttaataaaatataatttaaaataaataatttgacgtgaatatttcaaaaattaattaaatataatgtaaaatataaatttttatattaaaatagacataaaaaatttctataaaatacaGAAATTTCCTCTGTTAAAATTTAAAGGGTAGAACTGTcatatagtaaaataaaatataaaaatatgaaagatTCCCAAGTCATTGTCACGTTATTTCATTGAAAATGtgcatgactttttttttttcacttgataTTATAGACAAGCAATTCcgcaacaaatttttttttttttttttttctgaatgaAAAAGGGGGTCTCTGGTGTAGACCTCACATCATATGACGGCAATGAATAATATCACATGTACCACACGGGCCTTGCTAGGTCTATCGTTCTTCGAATAGCTCCTCTCTAAGTGTAAAATGAAAACTCCTACCATCAAGTCACACCCCGTATTATACAACACAATTGCTGAATTAGAGCAATTCTATCAGACATATATGCTAAAACAAATTTAGAGATTTCCATGCTTTAGACTCAAACCTACCCatcttacc contains the following coding sequences:
- the LOC115960137 gene encoding uncharacterized protein LOC115960137 isoform X1; the protein is MDKTLEEASSKGKKRQRDQQPTDPQTNQLHHQILSLEDNLSFTDTLVALRMMRAQFPRIDKVSIQPFILRSQLYSSVKDRTQVDRELESLRREKVVRIFKLNTGQDDHAIMFLDDYLNQMENVVKRLEGKEGDQVFKWFRTHVIDSKLEPSIEHQELYTLLSLGGMVKDGHISLLINAGLLILKSVVLWSFSVLASYDWETGIFYDFFAHISSKLPRGGDDTMIWQLNRSGVFDVRSFYFSLLAAPSVSFPWKSIWCVKVPKRVAFFLWTAARGGILTIDNLVKKDLPLVNWCCLYRCEEETVDHLLIHCKYAHTLWSEVLRLFGVQWVMPKNVVSLLSAWWNWLGSHTSNVWNMVPACLMWLIWKERNARTFEETERLVDCVKSLLLRTLFEWSRIWGFTHCHSLFNFLNSVSLSF
- the LOC115960137 gene encoding uncharacterized protein LOC115960137 isoform X3, translated to MDKTLEEASSKGKKRQRDQQPTDPQTNQLHHQILSLEDNLSFTDTLVALRMMRAQFPRIDKVSIQPFILRSQLYSSVKDRTQVDRELESLRREKVVRIFKLNTGQDDHAIMFLDDYLNQMENVVKRLEGKEGDQVFKWFRTHVIDSKLEPSIEHQELYTLLSLGGMVKDGHISLLINAGLLILKSVVLWSFSVLASYTRQLIDPNMYWFAIPNIGSVLKGLSQGRKEVLSFLNRRRYKEMMLASMEKKRLRFSPLDMRFHLRDLIGSGHLKTVQTSTGLLVRVSKD
- the LOC115960137 gene encoding uncharacterized protein LOC115960137 isoform X6, which gives rise to MDKTLEEASSKGKKRQRDQQPTDPQTNQLHHQILSLEDNLSFTDTLVALRMMRAQFPRIDKVSIQPFILRSQLYSSVKDRTQVDRELESLRREKVVRIFKLNTGQDDHAIMFLDDYLNQMENVVKRLEGKEGDQVFKWFRTHVIDSKLEPSIEHQELTRQLIDPNMYWFAIPNIGSVLKGLSQGRKEVLSFLNRRRYKEMMLASMEKKRLRFSPLDMRFHLRDLIGSGHLKTVQTSTGLLVRVSKD
- the LOC115960137 gene encoding uncharacterized protein LOC115960137 isoform X5 is translated as MPLLQYTLLSLGGMVKDGHISLLINAGLLILKSVVLWSFSVLASYDWETGIFYDFFAHISSKLPRGGDDTMIWQLNRSGVFDVRSFYFSLLAAPSVSFPWKSIWCVKVPKRVAFFLWTAARGGILTIDNLVKKDLPLVNWCCLYRCEEETVDHLLIHCKYAHTLWSEVLRLFGVQWVMPKNVVSLLSAWWNWLGSHTSNVWNMVPACLMWLIWKERNARTFEETERLVDCVKSLLLRTLFEWSRIWGFTHCHSLFNFLNSVSLSF
- the LOC115960137 gene encoding uncharacterized protein LOC115960137 isoform X4; this translates as MDKTLEEASSKGKKRQRDQQPTDPQTNQLHHQILSLEDNLSFTDTLVALRMMRAQFPRIDKVSIQPFILRSQLYSSVKDRTQVDRELESLRREKVVRIFKLNTGQDDHAIMFLDDYLNQMENVVKRLEGKEGDQVFKWFRTHVIDSKLEPSIEHQELYTLLSLGGMVKDGHISLLINAGLLTRQLIDPNMYWFAIPNIGSVLKGLSQGRKEVLSFLNRRRYKEMMLASMEKKRLRFSPLDMRFHLRDLIGSGHLKTVQTSTGLLVRVSKD
- the LOC115960137 gene encoding uncharacterized protein LOC115960137 isoform X7, giving the protein MDKTLEEASSKGKKRQRDQQPTDPQTNQLHHQILSLEDNLSFTDTLVALRMMRAQFPRIDKVSIQPFILRSQLYSSVKDRTQVDRELESLRREKVVRIFKLNTGQDDHAIMFLDDYLNQMENVVKRLEGKEGDQVFKWFRTHVIDSKLEPSIEHQELYTLLSLGGMVKDGHISLLINAGLLILKSVVLWSFSVLASYSIRFGRVYGSAADCLFLGLGDAVMG
- the LOC115960137 gene encoding uncharacterized protein LOC115960137 isoform X2, giving the protein MDKTLEEASSKGKKRQRDQQPTDPQTNQLHHQILSLALRMMRAQFPRIDKVSIQPFILRSQLYSSVKDRTQVDRELESLRREKVVRIFKLNTGQDDHAIMFLDDYLNQMENVVKRLEGKEGDQVFKWFRTHVIDSKLEPSIEHQELYTLLSLGGMVKDGHISLLINAGLLILKSVVLWSFSVLASYDWETGIFYDFFAHISSKLPRGGDDTMIWQLNRSGVFDVRSFYFSLLAAPSVSFPWKSIWCVKVPKRVAFFLWTAARGGILTIDNLVKKDLPLVNWCCLYRCEEETVDHLLIHCKYAHTLWSEVLRLFGVQWVMPKNVVSLLSAWWNWLGSHTSNVWNMVPACLMWLIWKERNARTFEETERLVDCVKSLLLRTLFEWSRIWGFTHCHSLFNFLNSVSLSF